The proteins below come from a single Limosilactobacillus reuteri genomic window:
- a CDS encoding helix-turn-helix domain-containing protein: protein MSFNLQRLKAERMAEGYTQEEFAKKLGMSRGAYAKREAGIVDISVEDLSRIMDALGYDVSKVSIFFAPSVR, encoded by the coding sequence ATGTCATTTAATTTACAAAGATTAAAAGCGGAACGTATGGCAGAAGGATATACTCAAGAAGAATTCGCAAAGAAATTGGGGATGTCTAGAGGAGCCTATGCAAAACGTGAAGCGGGAATTGTTGATATTAGTGTTGAAGATTTATCGCGTATAATGGATGCACTTGGTTATGATGTTTCAAAAGTATCGATTTTTTTTGCTCCATCCGTTCGCTAA
- a CDS encoding LexA family protein has product MRNSSEVVDYLNNLREEQKVSISELARRVNMSKSTVSLYFKKKREFPVNRLDEFATALHTTPENVLGVIDNKTKKRPTNIIYPLGDNFQRISIPLIGEIACGDPITAEENIEGYVEEIFEKPVPKGNLFALRCKGKSMEPTIHDGSIVTIREQPTVEDGEIAAVLVDGDNEATLKRVKHQGNLIMLMPDNKEFDPIILDKDNPGRIVGKAVHVSWSIK; this is encoded by the coding sequence ATGAGGAATAGCTCTGAAGTGGTTGACTACCTCAATAATTTACGTGAAGAGCAGAAAGTTTCTATAAGTGAACTTGCTAGACGCGTTAATATGTCAAAGTCAACTGTCTCACTATATTTTAAGAAAAAACGCGAATTCCCAGTAAATAGGCTTGATGAATTTGCTACTGCTTTGCATACCACACCTGAAAATGTACTAGGTGTTATTGATAATAAAACAAAAAAAAGGCCAACTAATATAATTTATCCATTGGGAGATAACTTTCAACGCATCAGCATCCCCCTCATTGGTGAGATTGCCTGTGGAGACCCAATCACTGCCGAAGAAAACATTGAAGGCTACGTCGAAGAGATTTTTGAGAAGCCGGTTCCAAAAGGTAACCTCTTTGCTCTCCGTTGTAAAGGTAAGAGTATGGAGCCAACCATTCATGATGGGTCGATTGTAACCATTAGAGAACAACCGACAGTGGAAGACGGTGAAATCGCCGCTGTCCTTGTTGATGGTGATAATGAAGCAACTCTGAAACGAGTTAAACATCAAGGAAATCTAATTATGCTAATGCCAGATAATAAAGAATTCGACCCAATTATCTTAGATAAAGATAATCCAGGCCGAATTGTTGGTAAGGCTGTTCACGTTTCATGGAGTATTAAATAA
- a CDS encoding ATP-binding protein, protein MNNRWILGPVVKVSAANILFTVNPNDIKTKIQNGIVQAVKGVNDYVYFRINARLIVIAKIYIVDDSSKPYIKDEPNSKFKDEYILSAYPIGEIKNGKYTAGVNNLPMVGQNTYYAGEEILKIIFNNETNDTAGLKIGCLTNNEFITPYLSGNKILSGHIAILGNTGSGKSTTAKVIFKQLSEDHKKLKDKTKFLIFDVHDDYKFLGDQSEGKYFNASEIGVGPKDFDIEDWESLLQPSEKTQKPILDLGLKLAIIRDDEKIIKLYFLIIRNLFTNGAMSAVLRYQITDEYLRSIYNLVPKAKVCEKSNVQEAWSKFNPQYGNTPEKDGQKNFFDNLKDLCDYQDESLREVLDEIDDNQKQRDFSISDLAWAVDLAIRIEESEGNNSIRAHTEGILTRLRDLETKYSENFFSPNKSIVNDIENNESKFIILQVSSFDDDLLKLFSTYLTRKILTKKKEEKDRDKLAPCYLIFDEAHRYMLQNGNINNIFDRVSREGRKFGTYLIVISQRPSELSTVVLSQIKTYFIHRIQNNIDLRFILENVPTITQLDVKRLPLMPIGTVLVSSENDYSYELKVNDRGIPKTSKSILPFLN, encoded by the coding sequence ATGAATAATAGGTGGATTTTAGGACCAGTTGTAAAAGTAAGTGCTGCAAATATATTGTTTACAGTAAATCCAAATGATATAAAAACAAAGATTCAGAATGGAATTGTTCAAGCTGTAAAAGGTGTAAATGACTATGTATATTTTAGAATTAATGCTCGATTGATAGTTATTGCTAAAATATATATAGTTGATGACAGTAGTAAGCCTTACATAAAAGATGAACCTAATTCAAAATTTAAGGATGAGTATATATTAAGTGCTTATCCAATTGGGGAAATTAAGAATGGTAAGTATACAGCTGGGGTGAATAATTTGCCTATGGTTGGACAAAATACATACTATGCAGGAGAAGAGATACTAAAAATAATTTTTAATAATGAAACTAATGATACAGCAGGTTTAAAAATTGGGTGCTTGACCAATAATGAGTTTATTACACCTTATTTAAGTGGAAATAAGATCCTATCTGGGCATATTGCTATATTAGGAAATACTGGTTCTGGAAAGTCAACAACTGCCAAAGTTATTTTTAAGCAATTAAGTGAAGATCATAAAAAGTTAAAAGATAAGACAAAGTTTCTGATCTTTGATGTGCATGATGACTATAAATTTTTAGGAGATCAATCAGAGGGAAAGTATTTCAATGCTAGTGAGATAGGAGTAGGTCCTAAAGATTTTGATATTGAAGATTGGGAATCATTATTGCAGCCTTCGGAGAAAACTCAGAAACCGATTTTAGATCTTGGATTAAAACTAGCTATAATAAGAGATGATGAAAAGATAATAAAATTATACTTCTTGATAATAAGAAATTTATTTACAAATGGGGCAATGTCAGCTGTTTTGCGATATCAGATTACTGATGAATATTTAAGAAGTATTTATAATTTAGTGCCAAAAGCCAAGGTATGCGAGAAAAGCAATGTACAAGAAGCATGGAGTAAATTTAACCCTCAATATGGAAATACGCCTGAAAAAGATGGACAAAAAAATTTCTTCGATAACTTAAAAGACCTGTGCGATTACCAAGATGAGAGTCTAAGAGAAGTGCTTGATGAAATTGATGATAATCAAAAGCAAAGAGATTTTTCAATTAGCGATTTAGCATGGGCAGTAGATTTAGCAATAAGGATTGAAGAGAGTGAAGGTAATAATAGTATTCGTGCACACACAGAAGGAATTTTAACTAGATTAAGGGATTTGGAAACAAAATATTCTGAAAATTTCTTTTCCCCTAATAAATCGATAGTCAATGATATAGAAAATAATGAAAGTAAGTTTATAATCTTACAAGTATCAAGTTTTGATGATGATTTACTAAAATTATTTTCAACTTATCTGACTCGAAAAATTCTAACTAAGAAAAAAGAAGAAAAGGACAGAGATAAGTTAGCACCTTGCTATCTAATCTTTGATGAAGCACACAGATATATGCTTCAAAATGGGAATATAAATAATATTTTCGACAGAGTAAGCAGAGAAGGTCGAAAGTTTGGAACATACTTAATAGTAATAAGTCAGAGACCTAGTGAGCTCTCCACAGTTGTATTATCACAGATAAAGACATATTTTATCCATAGAATTCAAAATAATATAGATTTAAGATTTATTCTAGAGAATGTTCCAACTATAACTCAATTAGATGTGAAAAGACTACCACTAATGCCAATAGGGACGGTCTTAGTTTCCAGTGAAAATGATTATTCATATGAACTAAAAGTAAATGATAGAGGAATTCCAAAAACATCAAAGTCAATTTTGCCATTTTTGAACTAA
- a CDS encoding SIR2 family protein, with the protein MNQENYKYYIIKANDLGNIEFTDLVEKESQPETDKIEKSQKKAIWKKVEKLGLQESTADDIKKKIFSFLDEDVNINIMLGSGCSTPAIKLMGQTFLEYRNEKGRKKTRQNEIDNILKDFDQKYKDNEKNIELFISWLGHKIASEKNPGKYQKTRNELLKKLIDSTKKPKSEDDGGSVLKTYREFFRKIAETRLDVSDNNDIINVFTTNYDLFIERSLDAENYQYTNGFTSGIEQKFSIREFHLRKVDVDERYRDKWSPIRPYFRVFKLHGSVNWEKAADEIIQINSYEEIPEDKEIVIAPSDSKYADSQGTPYSDLFREFGNLINKRNSVLFIDGYGFPDEHINHLLLQALKNNDFALVAFINFEELSTNKNLFNFIKKASSNAYFISGTEANANAHYFENIVTLFEPMEENNNE; encoded by the coding sequence ATGAATCAAGAAAATTATAAGTATTACATTATAAAGGCAAACGATTTGGGAAATATAGAATTTACTGATCTGGTAGAGAAGGAAAGCCAGCCGGAAACAGACAAAATAGAGAAAAGTCAGAAAAAAGCAATTTGGAAAAAGGTGGAAAAATTAGGTTTACAGGAAAGCACAGCTGATGATATAAAAAAGAAAATATTTAGTTTTTTAGATGAAGATGTAAATATTAATATAATGTTAGGTTCGGGATGTTCAACGCCTGCAATAAAACTAATGGGTCAAACTTTTTTGGAGTACCGAAACGAAAAAGGAAGAAAGAAAACACGACAAAACGAAATTGACAACATTTTAAAAGACTTTGATCAAAAATATAAAGATAATGAAAAAAATATTGAGCTTTTCATATCTTGGCTAGGACATAAGATTGCTTCTGAAAAAAATCCTGGAAAGTACCAAAAAACTCGAAATGAACTTTTGAAGAAATTAATTGATTCCACAAAAAAGCCAAAGAGTGAGGATGATGGAGGTAGCGTACTAAAAACATATCGAGAATTTTTTAGGAAAATTGCCGAAACTAGATTAGATGTCAGTGATAATAATGACATTATAAATGTATTTACTACAAATTATGATTTATTTATTGAACGAAGTCTAGATGCGGAAAACTATCAATATACTAATGGATTTACGTCAGGAATTGAGCAAAAATTTTCAATTAGGGAATTTCATCTTAGAAAAGTAGATGTTGATGAGAGATACCGTGATAAATGGTCGCCAATAAGACCATATTTCCGTGTGTTTAAATTACATGGGTCAGTTAATTGGGAAAAGGCTGCGGATGAAATTATACAAATAAACAGCTATGAAGAAATACCTGAGGATAAAGAAATAGTGATTGCACCAAGCGATTCAAAATACGCAGATTCCCAAGGCACCCCATATTCAGACCTTTTTCGTGAGTTTGGAAACTTAATTAATAAAAGAAATTCTGTTTTGTTTATTGATGGTTATGGCTTTCCAGATGAGCATATAAATCATTTACTACTACAGGCATTAAAGAACAATGACTTTGCCCTTGTAGCTTTTATAAATTTTGAAGAATTGTCTACCAATAAAAATTTGTTTAATTTTATAAAAAAAGCCTCAAGTAATGCTTATTTTATCTCTGGAACTGAAGCCAATGCCAATGCTCATTATTTTGAGAATATAGTGACTCTATTTGAACCCATGGAGGAGAACAATAATGAATAA
- the rfbD gene encoding dTDP-4-dehydrorhamnose reductase, with translation MTKILITGANGQLGSELRNLLDERGIAYDAFDSNQMDITDQAVVNEKISALKPEVIYHCAAYTAVDNAEDVAKDLNWQVNADGTRNVAEAAKKVGAKMVYISTDYVFDGTNEGEYEVDAPTNPRNEYGKAKLAGEKAIQETLADYYIIRTSWVFGKYGKNFVYTMLRLAKDHDQLTVVNDQFGRPTWTRTLAEFMTYLVDHDQPFGTYQLSNENSCSWYEFATEILKDKDVEVAPVDSSAYPAKAYRPRHSVMSLKKAEDTGFEIVDWQTALGEFMGEIEE, from the coding sequence ATGACAAAAATTTTAATTACAGGTGCTAATGGTCAACTCGGTTCAGAATTACGGAACTTATTAGATGAACGTGGAATTGCATATGACGCCTTTGATTCTAACCAAATGGATATCACTGATCAAGCTGTTGTAAATGAAAAGATTAGTGCGCTTAAGCCGGAAGTAATCTATCATTGTGCCGCTTATACCGCCGTTGATAACGCTGAAGATGTTGCCAAAGACCTCAATTGGCAAGTAAACGCTGATGGTACGCGTAATGTTGCCGAGGCCGCTAAAAAAGTTGGCGCTAAGATGGTTTACATCAGTACCGATTATGTCTTTGATGGGACCAATGAAGGCGAGTATGAAGTTGATGCGCCCACTAATCCACGAAATGAATATGGTAAAGCTAAACTTGCCGGTGAAAAAGCAATCCAAGAAACCTTAGCTGATTACTACATCATTCGGACATCCTGGGTCTTTGGTAAATACGGTAAGAATTTTGTCTATACCATGCTTCGTCTTGCCAAAGACCATGATCAGCTCACCGTCGTTAACGATCAATTTGGCCGCCCAACGTGGACTAGAACCCTAGCGGAATTTATGACTTACTTAGTCGATCATGATCAGCCATTCGGCACCTACCAGCTATCTAATGAAAATAGTTGTTCCTGGTACGAATTCGCCACCGAGATCTTAAAGGATAAAGATGTTGAAGTCGCTCCAGTTGATTCATCAGCATATCCGGCCAAAGCTTACCGTCCTCGCCATTCAGTGATGAGCTTGAAGAAGGCAGAAGATACTGGGTTTGAGATTGTGGATTGGCAGACTGCGTTAGGTGAGTTTATGGGGGAGATTGAAGAGTAG
- the glf gene encoding UDP-galactopyranose mutase yields MKKYDYLVVGAGLFGATFAYEAAKRGKRVKVIEKRDHIAGNIYTKEIDGIQVHQYGAHIFHTSNKKVWNYVNQFAEFNRYTNSPVANYKGEMYNLPFNMNTFSQMWGVRTPAEAMAKINEQRQEMAGKEPQNLEEQAISLIGRDIYEKLIKGYTEKQWGQKATELPAFIIRRLPVRLVYDNNYFNDTYQGIPIGGYTQIVEKMLESDLIDVETGVDFFDKKDEYLKDYPKIVFTGMIDQFFDYQLGELQYRSLRFETEEKNVGNYQGNAVINYTDAETPYTRIIEHKHFEFGKGDKDKTVITREYPADWHRGDEPYYPINNQRNNELYKQYAKLASEEANNVIFGGRLGQYRYYNMDQVLHAALTAVKEEFK; encoded by the coding sequence ATGAAAAAATATGACTATCTAGTAGTAGGTGCGGGCCTTTTTGGTGCGACCTTTGCCTATGAAGCTGCTAAACGTGGTAAGCGTGTAAAAGTAATTGAAAAACGAGACCACATTGCTGGTAACATCTATACTAAAGAAATAGATGGCATCCAGGTTCATCAATATGGCGCTCATATTTTCCATACGTCTAATAAGAAAGTGTGGAATTATGTAAACCAATTTGCAGAATTTAATCGCTATACGAATAGTCCGGTAGCTAACTACAAAGGCGAAATGTACAACCTCCCATTTAATATGAATACTTTTAGTCAAATGTGGGGTGTGCGGACACCAGCAGAAGCAATGGCAAAAATCAATGAGCAACGCCAAGAGATGGCTGGTAAAGAACCACAAAACTTAGAAGAACAAGCCATTTCCTTAATCGGTCGCGATATCTATGAAAAACTCATTAAAGGTTATACCGAAAAGCAGTGGGGACAAAAGGCAACTGAATTACCAGCCTTTATTATCCGGCGTCTGCCCGTGCGATTAGTTTATGATAACAACTACTTTAATGATACCTATCAAGGAATTCCAATTGGCGGCTATACTCAGATTGTCGAAAAAATGCTTGAGAGTGATTTGATTGATGTTGAAACTGGAGTAGACTTCTTTGATAAGAAGGATGAATACCTTAAAGATTATCCAAAGATTGTTTTTACCGGGATGATTGATCAATTCTTTGATTATCAGTTAGGTGAATTGCAATACCGTAGTTTACGCTTTGAAACTGAAGAAAAGAACGTAGGCAACTATCAAGGTAACGCAGTAATTAATTATACTGATGCTGAAACACCATATACCCGAATCATTGAACATAAGCATTTTGAATTCGGTAAAGGTGATAAGGATAAAACAGTGATTACTCGTGAATATCCGGCTGATTGGCATCGGGGTGATGAACCATATTACCCAATTAATAATCAACGGAATAACGAACTTTATAAGCAATATGCAAAGTTAGCGAGCGAAGAGGCTAATAATGTGATTTTCGGTGGTCGTTTAGGTCAATATCGTTACTACAACATGGATCAAGTATTACATGCAGCATTGACGGCTGTTAAAGAAGAATTTAAATAA
- a CDS encoding O-antigen polymerase: protein MILRLFLIFIALVFITYQLFGHDFLAPAFLFCVMYAVSIGCALINYQQWGLNDYSQEAFNIYLFGALLFIFVSYLVKLLILPNNNLEVPDYTDRININTGITVVLTFINLIVLVLWVKNIKAIGGGGSLSQALENYRINTSYSIGGAGMPGYLQQMSKITTVSGYIYGFILIYNIVHHTVKKDDYYLCLPNTIIYVLFSLFDSNRLNILGVIASYVVYYYFMKSSKGKGFKTLIRLTEIFIVLLIVFYGVRLMIGRSSSQGNNFIEYISMYAGGPVKLFDMFIKDPVQNTGIWGKETFPSLLKTFRSLGYDIPQYISKKEFRFYNGINLGNVYSAYRNWLSDFGINGVYILQTIFALFYSCYYYLLRKVGYKKHILALIIYGYMAEAIFLHPIDDWLFSMFVSVGFVIYIVGFWLLYIMITKKFKL, encoded by the coding sequence ATGATTTTAAGATTATTTTTAATTTTCATAGCCCTAGTTTTTATAACATATCAGCTATTTGGGCATGATTTTTTAGCACCTGCCTTTTTGTTTTGTGTAATGTATGCAGTATCAATTGGGTGTGCTTTAATCAATTATCAGCAATGGGGACTGAACGATTATTCTCAAGAGGCCTTTAATATATATCTTTTTGGGGCCTTGTTATTTATTTTTGTATCGTATTTAGTTAAATTGTTAATTTTGCCTAATAATAATCTAGAAGTGCCTGATTATACCGATCGAATTAATATTAATACTGGAATAACAGTGGTGCTGACGTTTATAAACCTAATAGTTTTAGTATTATGGGTTAAAAATATAAAAGCAATTGGTGGTGGTGGCTCTTTAAGTCAAGCCCTTGAAAATTATCGAATTAATACATCGTATTCAATTGGGGGGGCAGGGATGCCAGGATACCTGCAACAAATGTCAAAAATAACAACAGTTAGCGGGTATATATATGGATTTATTCTTATATACAATATTGTTCATCATACGGTAAAAAAAGATGATTATTATCTTTGTCTGCCTAATACAATTATTTACGTTTTGTTTAGTCTTTTTGATAGTAATCGATTAAATATTTTAGGGGTAATTGCGTCATATGTCGTCTATTATTACTTTATGAAAAGTAGTAAAGGAAAGGGTTTTAAAACCTTAATTAGATTAACTGAAATTTTTATTGTTCTATTAATTGTTTTTTATGGAGTTAGATTAATGATTGGTCGATCTTCTTCACAAGGAAATAATTTTATTGAGTATATAAGTATGTACGCAGGAGGACCAGTTAAATTATTTGATATGTTTATAAAAGATCCTGTGCAAAATACTGGAATTTGGGGAAAAGAGACATTTCCATCCTTATTAAAGACATTTAGGTCACTAGGATATGATATTCCTCAATATATCTCAAAAAAGGAATTTAGATTTTATAATGGGATAAACTTAGGAAATGTGTACTCTGCTTATCGAAATTGGCTATCAGATTTTGGAATTAATGGAGTATATATTTTACAAACGATTTTTGCATTGTTCTATAGTTGCTATTACTATCTATTGCGTAAAGTGGGATATAAAAAGCATATTTTAGCCTTAATTATTTATGGTTACATGGCCGAAGCAATTTTTTTGCATCCAATTGATGATTGGTTGTTCTCAATGTTTGTTTCTGTTGGTTTTGTTATATATATTGTTGGTTTTTGGTTGTTATATATAATGATTACTAAAAAATTTAAATTATGA
- a CDS encoding glycosyltransferase: protein MTTYNGAKYVEEQLNSLENQTFQNWDLYISDDGSSDQTLQILEKHMAQDDRIKKILHHSDHHGAFNNFYNVMRYVKSLPNENYQYFFYCDQDDIWINEKMAIEIERLADEAQPSLCYSDLEFMTAEGKDTKTKMSESTNIDVTGNPYNLFFSYRYIWGTTMAHNRQLWEQVYVDENTEKYNMSHDNYIGKYAAMTGKIKFIDRPLVLYRRTGNNVSGTPGNYGKLGMLKRLFTKLPQIVNQHAAVYWDDLYFIETLSKQNDFSTELQTALNNGGIKSLQFLKKYEIKTSNSVISNASIKTILLFKLYKYTKTFKRKMSFQN, encoded by the coding sequence ATGACTACTTATAACGGCGCTAAATATGTAGAAGAACAATTAAACAGTCTTGAAAATCAAACTTTTCAGAATTGGGATTTGTATATTAGTGATGATGGTTCAAGCGATCAAACGCTTCAAATTTTAGAAAAACATATGGCTCAAGATGATCGTATAAAGAAGATCTTACATCATTCTGATCATCATGGTGCATTTAATAATTTCTATAATGTAATGAGATATGTTAAATCACTTCCTAATGAGAACTATCAATACTTTTTTTATTGTGATCAAGATGATATTTGGATTAATGAAAAAATGGCAATTGAAATCGAACGTTTAGCTGATGAAGCACAACCTTCTCTTTGCTATTCAGATCTTGAATTTATGACTGCTGAAGGTAAAGACACAAAAACAAAGATGTCAGAATCAACTAATATTGATGTCACGGGAAATCCATACAATCTTTTCTTTAGTTATCGCTATATTTGGGGAACTACAATGGCTCACAATCGGCAATTGTGGGAACAAGTCTATGTAGATGAAAATACTGAAAAATATAATATGTCTCATGATAATTATATTGGTAAATACGCTGCCATGACTGGGAAAATTAAATTTATTGATCGTCCTCTTGTTCTATATCGGCGAACTGGAAATAATGTTTCTGGAACACCAGGGAACTACGGTAAACTAGGTATGCTAAAAAGATTATTTACTAAGTTACCACAAATAGTAAATCAACATGCAGCAGTATACTGGGATGACTTGTACTTTATAGAGACACTTAGTAAGCAGAATGATTTTAGTACGGAGCTACAAACAGCATTGAATAATGGTGGAATAAAGTCTTTGCAATTTTTAAAAAAATATGAAATTAAGACTTCTAATAGTGTAATCAGCAATGCTTCAATAAAAACTATATTGCTATTTAAATTATATAAATATACAAAGACTTTTAAACGGAAAATGTCGTTTCAGAATTAA
- a CDS encoding glycosyltransferase family 2 protein: MKTLTISVAAYNVEKTLDKTLESFNDARVYNDLEVLIVDDGSKDNTKLVAQKYEKIAPQTFKYVEKENGGHGSTINKGISLATGKYFKVIDGDDWVDTDALIKFIDELKHLDSDMVLTNHVEVYPNRTNKVCLVKGMEANKEYTWNNDFDIKRVVLHTLTVKTELLKKNNVHITENCFYVDVEYVVWATYVSQTITYLNLYLYMYRLGSSDQSVNKNNMLKNVGMQEKVSYQLVRLYDRFTNNGMKPNQDSTIFNTFKRSIGSTMRTYLLLKTKVAKNKITIFDQNIHNISEVSYQRLNDDRFIHLIRSNNYALLPFTKILYRLWVLKYGY; this comes from the coding sequence GTGAAGACATTAACAATTTCAGTTGCAGCTTATAATGTAGAAAAAACGTTAGATAAAACATTAGAGTCATTCAATGATGCTCGAGTTTATAATGATTTAGAAGTATTAATTGTTGATGATGGTTCTAAAGATAATACAAAATTGGTAGCTCAAAAATATGAAAAAATTGCTCCACAAACGTTTAAATATGTAGAAAAAGAAAATGGGGGACATGGTTCTACAATTAATAAAGGAATTTCATTAGCGACAGGTAAGTATTTTAAGGTTATTGACGGTGATGATTGGGTAGATACAGATGCGTTAATTAAATTTATTGATGAATTAAAGCATTTAGATTCCGATATGGTTTTAACAAATCATGTTGAGGTATATCCAAATCGTACCAATAAAGTTTGCTTAGTTAAAGGAATGGAAGCAAATAAAGAATATACTTGGAATAACGACTTCGATATCAAACGAGTAGTTCTTCACACTTTAACTGTTAAAACAGAGTTATTGAAAAAAAATAATGTTCATATAACTGAAAATTGTTTTTACGTTGATGTGGAATATGTGGTTTGGGCAACCTATGTTTCTCAAACAATTACATATTTAAATCTTTATTTATATATGTACCGATTAGGTAGCAGTGATCAAAGTGTTAATAAAAATAATATGTTGAAGAATGTGGGAATGCAAGAAAAAGTTTCATATCAGTTAGTACGGCTCTATGACAGATTTACAAATAATGGTATGAAACCAAACCAAGACAGTACTATTTTTAATACATTTAAGCGATCCATTGGAAGTACAATGAGAACATATCTTTTGTTAAAAACAAAGGTAGCTAAAAACAAAATAACTATATTTGACCAGAATATTCATAATATTTCTGAAGTAAGCTATCAACGATTAAATGATGATCGGTTTATTCACTTAATTAGATCAAATAATTATGCACTGCTCCCCTTTACAAAAATTCTATATCGACTTTGGGTGTTAAAATATGGTTATTAA
- a CDS encoding glycosyltransferase family 8 protein encodes MKTIYNIVYATDDTFAPVLGTSLLSLLRNNKEAEKINFFILDSGISKENKLRIEKICDNFVNASLNWIKIESISKKMGIDVKNDRGSFSQYSRLFIGDVLDNSVERVLYLDCDTLILSSLKDLWNIDLEGNIIAALKDAFSKYYRKNINLVNDDLMFNSGVMLIDLKAWRDNKIKEKVISFIRQRHGKVQQGDQGVLNSVLSNKTYALDPRYNLVSIFYDLNYREIKLYRSPVNFYSEKIIAKAKENPVILHFTSSFYSIRPWFKNSNHQCKKIWLKFYQETPWKNQPLQIEMSKKKKLINILFEYGLKDTVLLGAGVFQKYVRPLKNRFN; translated from the coding sequence ATGAAAACTATTTATAATATTGTATATGCTACTGACGATACATTTGCTCCAGTCTTAGGAACTTCTTTGTTATCGTTATTAAGAAATAATAAGGAAGCTGAAAAAATAAATTTTTTTATTTTGGATAGTGGGATTAGCAAAGAAAATAAACTTAGAATAGAAAAAATTTGTGATAATTTTGTTAATGCATCCCTGAATTGGATCAAAATAGAATCAATATCTAAAAAAATGGGAATTGATGTAAAAAATGATAGAGGATCATTTAGTCAATACTCTAGATTATTCATTGGGGACGTTTTGGATAATTCAGTAGAAAGAGTGTTGTATTTAGACTGTGATACATTAATTCTTTCCTCACTGAAAGATCTTTGGAATATTGACCTTGAAGGAAATATAATTGCAGCATTAAAAGACGCATTTAGCAAGTACTATCGTAAAAATATTAATCTTGTAAATGATGATTTAATGTTTAATTCTGGAGTAATGCTTATCGATTTAAAAGCGTGGAGAGATAATAAAATTAAAGAAAAGGTAATTTCTTTTATAAGACAGCGCCATGGAAAAGTACAACAGGGGGATCAAGGAGTTCTTAATTCAGTGTTAAGTAACAAAACGTATGCCCTTGATCCTAGGTATAATCTCGTTTCTATTTTCTATGATTTAAATTATAGAGAAATAAAATTATATCGATCACCAGTTAATTTCTATTCAGAAAAGATAATAGCAAAAGCTAAAGAAAATCCAGTAATATTACATTTTACTAGTAGTTTTTACTCAATTCGGCCATGGTTTAAAAATAGCAATCACCAGTGTAAAAAAATATGGTTGAAGTTTTATCAAGAAACTCCATGGAAAAATCAACCTCTGCAAATAGAAATGAGTAAAAAGAAAAAATTAATTAATATTCTTTTTGAGTATGGATTAAAAGATACCGTTTTATTGGGTGCAGGAGTCTTTCAGAAATATGTAAGGCCATTAAAAAATAGATTTAATTAA